A part of Scleropages formosus chromosome 3, fSclFor1.1, whole genome shotgun sequence genomic DNA contains:
- the syce2 gene encoding synaptonemal complex central element protein 2, translating to MEQFFLENMGSSPQSEAAASAHSTGPEAVEGLDSDLHSTGEISSFLNLSESLQHQTSDDSGISISSKSQSCELQTENSVYFSTLSSKIDEIGKKAQDLIEKINENRAVDQEILNNFQEKLMKKVSEVCQNVREQMFSRYEENSRVMEMSLMELSEVLDRSTQLNTELQNASLTLAAISRGLHQAPAQ from the exons ATGGAGCAGTTTTTCCTGGAGAACATGGGTTCCAGCCCTCAGTCCGAGGCCGCAGCCAGCGCTCACAGCACTGGGCCG GAGGCCGTGGAAGGGCTGGACTCTGACCTCCACTCAACAGGGGAGATCTCCTCGTTTTTGAACCTGAGCGAAAGCCTGCAGCACCAAACAAG tGATGATTCCGGCATCAGCATCTCCAGCAAAAGTCAGTCCTGTGAACTTCAAACTGAGAACTCAGTTTATTTCTCCACTCTCAGTTCCAAAATAGACGAGATAGGGAAAAAAGCTCAGGACTTGATAgaaaagataaatgaaaatcGTGCAGTGGACCAGGAAATTCTGAATAATTTCCAGGAAAAGTTAATGAAGAAG GTGAGCGAGGTCTGCCAGAATGTGCGAGAACAGATGTTCAGCAGGTATGAGGAGAACAGCCGTGTAATGGAGATGAGTCTGATGGAACTCTCAGAGGTGCTGGACAGGAGCACTCAGCTCAACACCGAACTGCAGAATGCCAGCCTGACGCTGGCGGCTATCAGTAGAGGGTTGCACCAGGCTCCAGCACAGTGA
- the gcdhb gene encoding glutaryl-CoA dehydrogenase b — translation MALRSAAVRLFLSPRRCALSSAVRAQGTAATVRTDAKKGSEKETAKAPKVRFNWLDALDLEGQLTEEEVMIRDSFRTYCQEKLMPRILMANRNEVFHREIVSEMGELGVLGSTIKGYGCAGASYVAYGLIAREVERVDSGYRSVMSVQSSLVMHPINAYGTQEQKEKYLPKLARGEILGCFGLTEPNHGSDPGSMETRAKYNPSSHSFTLTGSKTWITNSPVADICVVWAKCDDGKVRGFILERGMKGLSTPKIEGKFSLRASPTGMIVMDDVEVPEENMLPYASGLAGPFGCLNNARYGIAWGALGAAEFCFHTARQYTLDRIQFGVPLARNQLMQKKMADMLTEITVGLQSCLQLGRLMDKKTAAPEMISMLKRNSCGKALDIARQARDMLGGNGIADEYHIIRHVMNLEAVNTYEGTHDIHALILGRAITGLQSFTVEK, via the exons ATGGCTTTACGGAGCGCCGCAGTCCGCCTCTTTCTCAGCCCTCGCAGATGTGCCCTGTCCTCCGCAGTGAGAGCTCAGGGGACAGCAGCGACTGTCCGCACGG ATGCCAAGAAAGGGAGCGAGAAGGAAACAGCCAAAGCAC CCAAGGTCCGGTTTAACTGGCTCGATGCCCTGGATTTAGAAGGGCAGCTCACCGAGGAGGAGGTGATGATCCGAGACTCCTTCCGCACGTACTGTCAGGAAAAGCTCATGCCGCGCATCCTGATGGCCAACAGGAATGAGG TGTTCCACCGTGAGATTGTGTCAGAGATGGGGGAACTGGGAGTTTTAGGCTCCACTATTAAAG GGTATGGCTGTGCAGGCGCAAGCTACGTGGCTTACGGCCTAATCGCAAGGGAGGTGGAGAGGGTAGACAGCGGCTACCGCTCTGTCATGAGTGTGCAGTCCTCCCTAGTTATGCACCCCATCAATGCATATGGTACACAGGAGCAGAAGGAAAAGTACCTGCCGAAACTGG CACGGGGAGAGATTCTTGGCTGCTTTGGGCTGACAGAACCAAATCATGGCAGTGATCCAGGTAGCATGGAGACCCGGGCCAAATACAATCCCTCCAGTCACTCCTTCACCCTTACGGGCTCCAAGACATG GATCACCAACTCCCCAGTGGCAGATATCTGTGTGGTGTGGGCCAAGTGTGACGACGGCAAGGTGCGCGGCTTCATCCTGGAGCGCGGTATGAAGGGCCTGAGTACTCCAAAGATCGAGGGCAAGTTCTCCCTACGGGCCTCCCCAACAGGCATGATTGTGATGGACGATGTAGAAGTCCCAGAGGAGAATATGCTGCCATATGCCTCTGGACTTGCT GGCCCCTTTGGCTGTCTGAACAACGCCCGTTACGGCATTGCCTGGGGTGCACTTGGGGCCGCTGAGTTCTGCTTTCATACGGCCCGTCAGTACACACTGGACAG GATCCAGTTCGGAGTCCCTCTGGCCAGGAACCAGCTCATGCAGAAGAAGATGGCAGACATGCTGACTGAGATTActgttgggctgcagtcctgtcTCCAGCTGGGCAGACTTATGGACAAAAAGAC AGCAGCCCCGGAGATGATCTCTATGCTCAAGAGAAACAGCTGCGGCAAAGCTCTGGACATTGCCCGGCAAGCACGGGACATGCTTGGTGGTAATGGCATTGCAGACGAGTACCACATCATCCGTCACGTCATGAACCTGGAGGCTGTCAATACGTACGAAG GGACACATGACATCCATGCCTTAATTTTAGGCAGAGCTATCACTGGACTACAGTCATTCACAGTGGAGAAGTAG